The following proteins are encoded in a genomic region of Synechococcus sp. CBW1002:
- a CDS encoding AAA family ATPase gives MSRASRSSAAAAPADNGEGLTADQHQALTAFATWLEAPADGTPFVLQGFAGTGKTFLSMRFLALAEAACLCWTVVAPTHKAVGVLRHHLQRQGLQPTWYPSTIHRLLRLKLRRERDLERCEETEQTAAALESLGLVLVDEASMVDGTLLEITLRCAHPFRTRLVFVGDPAQLPPVGEPSSPVFAIGRAQGAALQQVVRHQGPVLRLAEGVRLGALPCRQPPPLRPLCSPQGQVALLDRRAWLTAAQAALQGSAATADPDQVRILCYTNRRLEQLVPIARRALHGSMADQLPVLPGEVLISRTAVMAPACREGAEAAEEPDMVLGSNRELVVQDVQPERCDLRDFGVEEAPLIDTLTAAVEAGETQLQLRLLPPIGSSGRGALEAVLTKLRQEAREAGRKGGKALWRRFFLLRDAFASLGPAAVLTVHRSQGSTFGEVFVDGDVFWPQDERLRRQLIYVAVSRAAESVSLAAGPGNPAEQEQWRRWLEGG, from the coding sequence TTGAGCAGAGCCTCCCGCAGCTCGGCCGCCGCAGCACCCGCAGACAACGGCGAGGGGCTCACCGCCGATCAGCACCAGGCCCTGACCGCCTTCGCCACCTGGCTGGAGGCCCCCGCCGACGGCACCCCCTTCGTGCTGCAGGGCTTCGCCGGTACCGGCAAGACCTTCCTGTCGATGCGGTTTCTGGCGCTGGCGGAGGCCGCCTGCCTCTGCTGGACCGTGGTGGCGCCGACCCACAAGGCCGTGGGGGTGCTGCGTCACCATCTGCAGCGGCAGGGCCTGCAGCCCACCTGGTATCCCTCCACGATCCACCGGTTGCTGCGCCTGAAACTGCGGCGGGAGCGGGATCTGGAACGCTGCGAGGAAACGGAGCAGACCGCCGCCGCCCTTGAATCGCTGGGGCTGGTGCTGGTCGACGAGGCCTCGATGGTGGATGGCACCTTGCTGGAAATCACCCTGCGCTGTGCCCATCCGTTCCGCACCCGGTTGGTGTTCGTGGGCGATCCGGCCCAGCTGCCGCCGGTGGGGGAGCCGAGCAGTCCGGTGTTCGCGATCGGGCGGGCCCAGGGAGCGGCCCTGCAGCAGGTGGTGCGCCATCAGGGACCGGTGCTGCGCCTGGCCGAGGGGGTGCGGCTCGGAGCCCTGCCCTGTCGCCAGCCGCCACCCCTGCGGCCCCTGTGCAGCCCCCAGGGACAGGTGGCGTTGCTGGACCGGCGCGCCTGGCTCACGGCCGCCCAGGCGGCGCTGCAAGGCTCCGCCGCAACGGCCGACCCCGATCAGGTCCGGATCCTCTGCTACACCAACCGGCGGCTGGAGCAACTGGTGCCGATCGCCCGCCGAGCCCTGCACGGAAGCATGGCCGACCAGCTGCCGGTGCTCCCCGGTGAGGTGCTGATCAGTCGCACCGCCGTGATGGCACCGGCCTGCCGCGAGGGGGCGGAGGCGGCAGAGGAGCCCGACATGGTGCTGGGCTCCAACCGCGAGCTGGTGGTGCAGGACGTGCAGCCCGAGCGCTGCGATCTGCGCGACTTCGGCGTCGAGGAGGCACCCTTGATCGACACCCTGACGGCTGCGGTGGAAGCGGGTGAAACCCAGCTGCAGCTGCGCCTGCTGCCGCCGATCGGCTCCTCCGGCCGTGGGGCCCTCGAGGCGGTGCTGACCAAGCTGCGCCAGGAGGCGCGCGAGGCCGGCCGCAAGGGCGGCAAGGCGCTCTGGCGGCGGTTCTTTCTGTTGCGCGATGCCTTTGCCTCCCTGGGGCCGGCGGCCGTGCTCACGGTCCATCGCAGCCAGGGCAGCACCTTCGGCGAGGTGTTCGTCGATGGGGATGTCTTCTGGCCCCAGGATGAACGGCTGCGGCGCCAGCTCATTTATGTCGCGGTGAGTCGGGCCGCTGAGTCGGTCTCCCTGGCTGCGGGTCCAGGCAACCCCGCCGAGCAGGAGCAGTGGCGACGCTGGCTCGAGGGGGGATGA
- a CDS encoding GAP family protein — MSILANAASSVSLPAALLGELGAFALAVGFSPVHLGLLFLLLLGPHPLRRGGWFVAGWLFTSVLTVTLLVTIGHGLLLGMEKGSVHRTGLDLLGAGALLALGLRELLGRSAAGDQPPSWTSQLDRFCAMPLPLLLGLSGVLQVISPEDLFLYAKTAGSLLASGLGRGQEALITLLFSLASTVLLLVPFAAVLLLGSDRVLPLLKRAKTWLFERGELIVAGVSLLLAGYLGWQGIDGLLLPMS; from the coding sequence ATGTCCATCCTTGCTAACGCCGCATCGTCCGTTTCGTTGCCCGCCGCCCTGCTGGGCGAGCTCGGCGCCTTCGCACTGGCGGTGGGGTTCTCACCGGTCCATCTCGGGCTGCTGTTCCTGCTGCTGCTCGGTCCACACCCGCTGCGGCGGGGCGGCTGGTTCGTGGCGGGCTGGCTGTTCACCTCCGTGCTCACCGTGACTCTGCTGGTGACCATCGGGCACGGCCTGCTGCTGGGCATGGAGAAGGGCTCGGTCCATCGAACCGGCCTCGATCTGCTCGGAGCCGGAGCCCTGCTGGCCCTGGGCCTGCGCGAACTGCTGGGCCGCAGCGCCGCCGGTGATCAGCCCCCCAGCTGGACCAGCCAGCTGGACCGTTTCTGCGCCATGCCTCTGCCGCTGCTGCTGGGACTGAGTGGCGTGCTGCAGGTGATCAGCCCCGAAGACCTGTTCCTCTATGCCAAGACGGCCGGCAGCCTGCTGGCCTCCGGCCTGGGCCGGGGCCAGGAAGCGCTGATCACCCTGCTGTTCAGCCTTGCCAGCACCGTGCTGCTGCTGGTGCCCTTTGCCGCCGTGCTGCTGCTGGGCAGTGATCGTGTGCTGCCGCTGCTGAAGCGGGCCAAGACCTGGCTGTTTGAACGGGGCGAACTGATCGTGGCGGGGGTCAGCCTTCTGTTGGCTGGCTATCTCGGTTGGCAGGGCATTGACGGCCTGCTGCTGCCGATGAGCTGA
- a CDS encoding histidine phosphatase family protein, which produces MPAAAPLELWLLRHGATAWARSGRHTGRTDLPLLPEGEEEARALEPLLARYRFTAVLVSPLQRALRTCELAGLAGQASPCDDLQEWDYGAYEGITTAEIRRSVPGWTVWSHPCPEGETLEAVEQRCRRVIAQAVALAAAPISAGANPGPAAAPTRVALFAHGHLLRSLAGTWLGLGAAGGSLLALDTACIGVLGQEREQRVILRWNAPVQWP; this is translated from the coding sequence TTGCCCGCTGCTGCGCCTCTGGAACTGTGGTTGCTGCGTCATGGCGCCACCGCCTGGGCTCGCAGCGGCCGCCACACCGGCCGAACCGATCTGCCCCTGCTGCCGGAAGGGGAGGAGGAAGCCCGTGCCCTGGAACCGCTTCTGGCTCGCTATCGCTTCACGGCGGTGCTGGTGAGCCCCTTGCAGCGGGCCTTGCGCACCTGCGAGCTGGCCGGTCTGGCTGGACAGGCCAGCCCCTGCGACGACCTTCAGGAGTGGGATTACGGCGCCTATGAGGGGATCACCACCGCCGAGATCCGCCGTTCCGTTCCGGGCTGGACGGTCTGGAGCCATCCCTGCCCTGAGGGGGAAACCCTGGAGGCCGTGGAGCAGCGTTGCCGGCGGGTGATCGCCCAGGCCGTTGCTCTGGCGGCAGCGCCGATCTCCGCTGGAGCGAACCCCGGGCCTGCCGCTGCCCCCACGCGGGTGGCCCTCTTCGCCCACGGCCATCTCCTACGCAGCCTTGCCGGCACCTGGCTGGGGCTGGGCGCGGCCGGCGGTTCCCTGCTGGCGCTGGACACGGCCTGTATCGGTGTGCTCGGTCAGGAACGGGAGCAACGGGTGATCCTGCGCTGGAATGCCCCGGTGCAGTGGCCCTGA
- a CDS encoding acylphosphatase yields the protein MSRREPPTASPLMRWRLIAQGVVQGVGYREACRRAAVGLGLAGWVRNRPDGTVEIEAEGQLSQLNDFRLWCDKGPLHARVNRVVTSQIPVTGEDWFEVRS from the coding sequence GTGAGCCGCCGGGAGCCGCCCACGGCCTCACCCCTGATGCGCTGGCGCCTGATTGCCCAGGGTGTGGTGCAGGGGGTCGGCTACCGCGAGGCCTGTCGCCGCGCTGCGGTGGGCCTGGGTCTGGCTGGCTGGGTGCGGAACCGACCCGATGGCACGGTGGAGATTGAAGCGGAAGGCCAGCTCAGCCAGCTCAACGACTTCAGACTCTGGTGTGACAAGGGCCCGCTCCATGCCCGCGTCAACCGGGTGGTGACCAGCCAGATCCCGGTCACCGGCGAAGACTGGTTTGAGGTGCGCTCCTGA
- a CDS encoding cobyrinate a,c-diamide synthase encodes MACLIAAPSSGSGKTLLSLSLAALARRRGLRIQPFKVGPDYLDPQLLTRVSGQPCRNLDTLLCGPEWVRRSFHWHGSRADLCLVEGVMGLFDGRGPTSAGSSAEVADLLDLPVVLVVEASRQAGSIAALVRGFRDHGPPPVRLAGVVLNRVASDRHRALLREALDAIAVPLLGILPVSPALELPSRHLGLLPPQEVNDLDAREAAWAALAEHHLDLERLWPLLSPPAALPQQQDPIRWCLTPVATDSAGDALKGAPLPLAIASDAAFHFRYPEATELLGALGLEARAWSPLADEPLPAGCRAVVLPGGYPELHAPALAAAHRSLGALRQAAAAGVPLVAECGGLLLLGRSLEDQQGRRHGMAGLLPFSARRGSLSLGYREAVGERDGLLVRRGERLVGHEFHRWQLTDDPEMSRDVASCDRLWQLEGWGNPRRAEGWTSGTMHASWLHLHWAGCPKIPRRLAAAAVRAAPLTLRPVS; translated from the coding sequence ATGGCCTGCCTGATCGCCGCCCCCTCCAGCGGCAGCGGCAAGACCCTGCTCAGCCTCTCCCTGGCAGCACTGGCCCGGCGGCGGGGCCTGCGGATTCAGCCCTTCAAGGTGGGGCCTGACTACCTCGACCCGCAGTTGCTGACTCGTGTCAGCGGCCAGCCCTGCCGCAACCTCGACACCCTGCTGTGTGGCCCCGAGTGGGTGCGCCGCAGTTTCCACTGGCATGGCAGCCGGGCCGACCTCTGCCTGGTGGAAGGGGTCATGGGCCTGTTCGATGGCCGCGGCCCCACCAGTGCGGGCAGTTCAGCCGAGGTGGCCGACCTGCTGGATCTGCCGGTGGTGCTGGTGGTGGAAGCCTCGCGGCAGGCTGGTTCGATCGCAGCCCTGGTGCGGGGCTTCCGGGATCACGGGCCACCGCCGGTGCGGCTGGCCGGGGTGGTGCTGAACCGCGTCGCCAGCGACCGGCATCGTGCCCTGCTGCGGGAGGCCCTCGATGCCATCGCCGTGCCCCTGCTGGGGATTCTGCCGGTGTCGCCCGCCCTGGAGCTTCCCTCCCGTCATCTGGGATTGCTGCCACCGCAGGAAGTCAACGACCTGGACGCGCGGGAAGCGGCCTGGGCCGCGCTGGCGGAGCACCATCTCGACCTGGAGCGGCTCTGGCCGCTGCTTTCACCGCCGGCTGCCCTGCCCCAGCAGCAGGATCCGATCCGCTGGTGCCTCACGCCGGTGGCCACTGACTCTGCAGGGGACGCTCTCAAGGGCGCCCCCCTGCCGCTGGCGATCGCCAGCGATGCCGCCTTCCATTTCCGCTATCCGGAAGCCACCGAACTGCTGGGGGCCCTCGGCCTGGAGGCTCGGGCCTGGAGCCCGTTGGCGGATGAGCCCCTGCCAGCCGGCTGCCGCGCTGTGGTGCTGCCCGGTGGCTATCCGGAGCTGCACGCCCCGGCGCTGGCGGCCGCTCACCGCAGCCTCGGCGCCTTGAGGCAGGCCGCGGCCGCCGGTGTGCCCCTTGTGGCGGAGTGCGGCGGACTGCTGCTGCTGGGCCGCTCTCTGGAAGACCAGCAGGGTCGCCGCCATGGGATGGCGGGGCTGCTGCCCTTCTCGGCCCGTCGCGGCAGCCTCAGCCTCGGCTATCGGGAGGCCGTGGGGGAACGGGACGGGCTGCTGGTGCGCCGCGGAGAGCGGCTGGTGGGCCATGAATTCCATCGCTGGCAGCTCACAGATGATCCCGAAATGTCGCGCGACGTAGCCAGCTGCGACCGGCTGTGGCAGCTTGAAGGCTGGGGAAATCCGCGGAGGGCGGAGGGATGGACGAGCGGCACGATGCACGCTTCCTGGCTGCATCTCCACTGGGCTGGTTGCCCGAAGATACCGAGACGCCTGGCCGCCGCAGCCGTCCGCGCCGCGCCCCTGACACTTCGTCCAGTTTCGTGA
- a CDS encoding glucose-6-phosphate dehydrogenase assembly protein OpcA — MSTQLTLQAPLELPPSEVTPYLERLWTHNLEGSSGAATFTLLVWDPAWLEQHLIRTGRLDGPITGLLSDDLVREAVAAVPDCGLPPSTAPLAPDLAWSLGQQPGDRKANDLRGRHVDGAISAHMPRRLITLAPTLEPAEALETLVAAYCPLPEDGGTRPACGDVVVLRGGMAALQQGLDLVNPLVGSDLPCWVWWNGYLDEAPEMLESLAPVARRLIVDSSMGRPRRCLDVLEERIEAGQALNDLNWLRLRSWRESLAMVFDPPSRRDALNHVVQLDIDVEGTHPVKGLLLAAWIADRLGWHLESSYRVGGDDLGEGIGADFVRTDGVAVRFRQMPVPVGVPKTHPGSLVGLRLICEPIGRPPLCVILCSESGGCMRLEAGGVASMELAEEVVPVPSESEEMEVARLLSGGHDSTNPLLAAAAPLAAKLLPD, encoded by the coding sequence ATGTCCACCCAGCTCACCCTTCAGGCGCCCCTGGAACTACCTCCCTCCGAGGTGACTCCTTACCTGGAACGCCTCTGGACCCACAACCTCGAGGGCTCCAGCGGCGCCGCCACCTTCACCCTGCTGGTCTGGGATCCGGCCTGGCTGGAGCAGCACCTGATCCGCACCGGCCGCCTCGATGGCCCGATCACCGGCCTGCTCAGTGACGACCTGGTGCGTGAGGCCGTCGCCGCCGTACCCGACTGCGGCCTGCCGCCCAGCACGGCCCCGCTGGCGCCGGATCTGGCCTGGTCCCTCGGCCAGCAGCCCGGCGATCGCAAGGCCAACGATCTGCGCGGCCGCCATGTGGATGGGGCGATCAGCGCCCACATGCCCCGTCGACTGATCACCCTGGCTCCCACCCTGGAGCCGGCCGAAGCCCTGGAGACCCTGGTGGCGGCCTACTGCCCCTTGCCTGAAGATGGCGGCACCCGACCGGCCTGCGGCGATGTGGTGGTGTTGCGCGGTGGCATGGCCGCCCTGCAGCAGGGCCTGGATCTGGTCAACCCGCTGGTGGGAAGTGATCTGCCCTGCTGGGTGTGGTGGAACGGCTACCTCGACGAAGCCCCCGAGATGCTCGAATCCCTGGCACCGGTGGCACGGCGGCTGATCGTGGACAGCTCCATGGGGCGGCCGCGGCGCTGCCTCGATGTGTTGGAGGAGCGGATCGAGGCCGGCCAGGCACTCAATGATCTCAACTGGCTGCGGCTGCGCAGCTGGCGCGAATCGCTGGCAATGGTGTTCGATCCCCCCAGTCGCCGGGATGCGCTCAACCATGTGGTGCAGCTCGACATCGACGTGGAAGGAACCCATCCGGTAAAGGGGTTGCTGCTGGCCGCCTGGATCGCCGATCGACTCGGCTGGCACCTCGAAAGCAGCTACCGGGTGGGAGGCGATGACCTCGGCGAGGGGATCGGCGCTGACTTTGTGCGCACCGATGGGGTGGCGGTGCGCTTCCGCCAGATGCCCGTACCGGTGGGCGTGCCCAAGACCCACCCGGGCAGCCTGGTGGGTCTGCGCCTGATCTGCGAACCGATCGGCCGACCACCTCTGTGCGTGATTCTCTGCTCGGAATCCGGTGGCTGCATGCGGCTCGAGGCCGGCGGTGTGGCCAGCATGGAGCTGGCTGAGGAGGTGGTGCCGGTGCCCTCGGAAAGCGAGGAGATGGAGGTGGCCCGCCTGCTGTCCGGCGGTCACGACAGCACCAACCCCCTGCTGGCCGCTGCCGCCCCTCTGGCTGCCAAGCTGCTGCCCGACTGA
- the zwf gene encoding glucose-6-phosphate dehydrogenase, whose protein sequence is MTVTLTNPLRVGLRQERVIPPQCLVIFGASGDLTHRKLIPALFELFRQRRLPSEFAVLGCARRPWSDEEFRSRMAEALAEEVEQHQQAWAQFASGLFYEPVDLEQPADVVRLGQRLDQIDRQRATRGNRTFYLSVSPAHYGSGCRALAAAGLLEDPQRSRVVIEKPFGRDYGSAQELNRIVQACAKERQVFRIDHYLGKETVQNILVLRFANTIFEPIWNRNYIDNVQITAAETVGVEERAGYYETSGALRDMVQNHLTQMLALTTMEPPGRFDPEAMRNEKAKVLQAAQLANEAEPWKCCVRGQYAAGGSATRPLSGYRQEPGVNPNSTTETYVAMKLFINNWRWQGVPFYLRTGKRLPKRLSEVVLTFRQAPVHLFDAAGGAPTPNQLILRIQPDEGAEFRFEVKAPGSGMRSRPVDMGFSYDESFGEPSDEGYVRLLADAMLGDATLFTRSDEVEAAWRLYTPLLELIEEAPWQLPVHPYEARTWGPAAADSLLADDELAWRRP, encoded by the coding sequence ATGACCGTCACCCTCACCAATCCGCTCCGGGTCGGGCTCCGTCAGGAGCGGGTGATCCCGCCGCAATGTCTGGTGATCTTCGGGGCGAGCGGGGATCTCACCCACCGCAAGCTGATCCCGGCTCTGTTCGAGCTGTTCCGCCAGCGCCGCTTGCCCAGCGAATTTGCCGTGCTGGGTTGTGCCCGCCGTCCCTGGAGCGACGAGGAATTCCGCAGCCGCATGGCGGAGGCCCTGGCCGAGGAAGTGGAACAGCACCAGCAGGCCTGGGCCCAGTTCGCCTCCGGCCTGTTCTACGAGCCTGTGGATCTGGAGCAGCCCGCCGACGTGGTGCGCCTTGGCCAGCGTCTCGATCAGATCGATCGGCAACGGGCCACCCGTGGCAACCGCACCTTCTACCTCTCGGTCTCGCCTGCCCACTACGGCAGTGGCTGCCGTGCCCTGGCGGCGGCTGGCCTGCTCGAGGATCCGCAGCGCAGCCGGGTGGTGATCGAGAAGCCCTTCGGCCGTGATTACGGCAGCGCCCAGGAGCTCAACCGCATCGTGCAGGCCTGTGCCAAGGAGCGCCAGGTCTTCCGGATCGACCACTACCTCGGTAAGGAAACGGTCCAGAACATCCTTGTTCTGCGCTTCGCCAACACGATCTTCGAGCCGATCTGGAACCGCAACTACATCGACAACGTCCAGATCACCGCCGCCGAAACCGTGGGCGTGGAAGAACGGGCCGGTTACTACGAAACCTCGGGTGCCCTGCGGGACATGGTGCAGAACCACCTCACCCAGATGCTGGCGCTCACCACCATGGAGCCGCCGGGTCGCTTCGATCCCGAGGCGATGCGCAACGAGAAGGCCAAGGTGCTTCAGGCCGCCCAGCTGGCCAATGAGGCAGAACCCTGGAAGTGTTGCGTCCGCGGCCAGTACGCCGCTGGTGGCAGCGCCACCAGGCCCCTGAGCGGCTATCGCCAGGAACCGGGAGTGAATCCGAACAGCACCACCGAGACCTATGTGGCCATGAAGCTGTTCATCAACAACTGGCGCTGGCAGGGGGTCCCTTTTTACCTCCGCACCGGCAAACGGCTGCCCAAACGCCTCTCGGAAGTGGTGCTCACCTTCCGCCAGGCACCGGTTCACCTCTTCGATGCGGCTGGGGGTGCCCCCACCCCCAACCAGCTGATCCTGCGCATTCAGCCCGATGAGGGGGCCGAGTTCCGCTTCGAGGTGAAGGCACCGGGCTCAGGCATGCGCAGCCGTCCGGTGGATATGGGCTTCTCTTACGACGAGTCATTCGGAGAACCCTCCGACGAGGGCTATGTGCGCCTGCTGGCCGACGCCATGCTGGGCGACGCCACCCTGTTCACCCGCAGCGACGAGGTGGAGGCCGCCTGGCGCCTCTACACACCCCTGCTGGAGCTGATCGAAGAAGCCCCCTGGCAGTTGCCGGTGCATCCCTACGAAGCCCGCACCTGGGGACCCGCCGCAGCCGACAGCCTGCTGGCCGACGACGAGCTGGCCTGGCGCCGTCCCTGA
- a CDS encoding phycobilisome linker polypeptide — protein sequence MRVSTSAATQSDGRMFTVVVQGFGVGRQRQGERRFTVPYNRMQALVQTIAQQGGRITAVVPADQGATQAEPAPAAAPAPEAPSPAPKSVKAAPSHAAVPVNLYKPKSPFVGTVTENYSLLAEGAIGRVNHITFDLAGGDPQLHYVEGQSIGIIPDGSDANGKPHKLRLYSIASTRHGDNMAGHTVSLCVRQLQYEKDGETINGVCSTFLCDIEPGAKVKITGPVGKEMLLPQDEEANVIMLATGTGIAPMRAYLRRMFEPTEREKNGWNFRGKAWLFMGVPKTPNLLYDADFEHYLSQYPDNFRYTKAISREQQNAKGGRMYIQDRVLEHADEIFTMIEDPKTHVYMCGLRGMEPGIDEAMTAAASAKGINWSELRPQLKKAERWHVETY from the coding sequence ATGCGTGTCTCCACCAGCGCTGCCACTCAGTCCGATGGGCGGATGTTCACCGTTGTGGTCCAAGGCTTTGGGGTGGGCCGGCAGCGCCAGGGGGAGCGTCGTTTCACCGTCCCCTACAACCGGATGCAGGCCCTGGTCCAGACCATCGCCCAGCAGGGTGGACGCATCACGGCCGTTGTTCCCGCCGACCAGGGAGCCACCCAGGCTGAGCCGGCTCCGGCTGCCGCTCCTGCCCCCGAGGCCCCATCCCCAGCACCCAAATCCGTGAAAGCAGCTCCGAGCCACGCCGCCGTGCCGGTCAACCTCTACAAGCCGAAATCCCCTTTCGTCGGCACTGTCACCGAGAACTACAGCCTCCTGGCGGAAGGCGCCATCGGCCGGGTGAACCACATCACGTTTGATCTGGCCGGCGGTGATCCCCAGCTCCACTACGTGGAAGGCCAGAGCATCGGCATCATTCCCGACGGCAGCGACGCCAACGGCAAGCCCCACAAGCTGCGCCTCTATTCGATCGCCAGCACCCGCCATGGCGACAACATGGCGGGCCACACCGTGTCGCTGTGCGTGCGTCAGCTGCAGTACGAAAAGGACGGTGAGACCATCAACGGCGTCTGCTCCACCTTCCTCTGCGATATCGAACCGGGCGCCAAGGTGAAGATCACCGGCCCGGTGGGTAAGGAGATGCTTCTTCCCCAGGATGAAGAGGCGAACGTGATCATGTTGGCCACCGGAACCGGCATCGCTCCGATGCGGGCCTATCTGCGTCGCATGTTCGAACCGACCGAGCGCGAGAAGAACGGCTGGAACTTCCGGGGCAAGGCCTGGTTGTTCATGGGAGTCCCCAAGACCCCCAACCTGCTGTATGACGCCGACTTCGAGCACTATCTGAGCCAGTATCCCGACAACTTCCGCTACACCAAGGCGATCAGCCGTGAGCAGCAGAATGCCAAGGGCGGCCGGATGTACATCCAGGATCGGGTGCTCGAGCATGCCGATGAGATCTTCACCATGATCGAAGATCCCAAGACGCACGTCTACATGTGCGGTCTGCGCGGCATGGAACCCGGCATCGACGAGGCCATGACCGCCGCTGCCTCGGCCAAGGGAATCAACTGGTCTGAACTGCGTCCCCAGCTCAAGAAGGCCGAGCGCTGGCACGTCGAGACCTACTGA
- a CDS encoding SRPBCC family protein — MERLPQGTRRLAVQLRLDLDPGWLWTVLTDYEGLCRFIPNLAVSRLLWRRGCTVGLEQIGTQQFCGLRFSAAVELELQERQPEGRLDFRMVRGDFRRFEGAWIVDRDSSGTSLLYELLVQGKPGMPIGLIEQRLRDDLAANLRGVQQEALRRAALQA, encoded by the coding sequence ATGGAGCGTCTTCCCCAAGGGACCAGGCGGCTCGCGGTCCAGTTGCGTCTTGATCTGGATCCTGGCTGGCTCTGGACCGTTCTCACCGATTACGAAGGGCTCTGCCGCTTCATCCCCAACCTGGCAGTCTCGCGGCTGCTCTGGCGCCGAGGCTGCACTGTGGGTCTGGAGCAGATCGGGACCCAGCAGTTCTGCGGTCTGCGTTTCAGCGCGGCGGTGGAGCTGGAGCTTCAGGAGCGTCAGCCTGAGGGGCGTCTGGATTTTCGAATGGTGCGTGGCGATTTCCGTCGCTTCGAGGGGGCATGGATCGTGGACCGGGATTCCTCCGGCACCTCCCTGCTGTACGAATTGCTGGTGCAAGGCAAACCCGGCATGCCGATCGGCCTGATCGAGCAGCGTCTGCGCGACGATCTCGCCGCCAATCTGCGTGGAGTCCAGCAGGAGGCCCTCAGGCGAGCAGCCCTGCAGGCCTGA
- a CDS encoding histidine kinase — MRLLLVATRQHLAGPDLRSLMRYLKSEDCTADLRLEVVDPVLHPELLELHRLVATPALVKLEPAPKQVFAGNTLTQQLRNWVPRWQQAEVAATLAVGLETPLVDSGRTPREQLLEDQLLVMRQENETLIERLEGQEKLLRMVAHELRTPLTVAKLALQSHCLGQIDEIRFRDVLRRRFDDMESLSKELLEVGTTRWEALFNPQRLALGHVAAEAILELEKLWVGREVELVTDIPGDLPDVFADPRRMRQVFLNLLENAFKYTPGGGRVSFRLWHRTSQWVEVIVCDSGPGIPDDEQERIFQDRVRLPQTSGSTSGYGVGLAVCRRIAEVHGGRIWVVSEPERGACFHVTVPVWNGQVRSPNPSS, encoded by the coding sequence CTGAGACTCCTGCTGGTGGCCACGCGTCAGCACCTGGCCGGACCCGATCTGCGCAGCCTGATGCGCTATCTCAAAAGCGAGGACTGCACCGCGGACCTGCGATTGGAGGTCGTGGATCCGGTGCTGCATCCGGAGCTGCTGGAGCTGCACCGTCTGGTGGCCACACCCGCCCTGGTGAAACTTGAGCCTGCGCCGAAGCAAGTGTTTGCTGGCAACACCCTCACCCAGCAGCTGCGCAACTGGGTGCCGCGCTGGCAACAGGCTGAGGTCGCGGCCACCCTGGCCGTCGGGCTTGAGACCCCCCTGGTCGACAGTGGCCGTACACCGCGCGAGCAGCTTCTGGAAGATCAGCTCCTGGTGATGAGGCAGGAGAACGAGACCCTGATTGAACGCCTGGAAGGCCAGGAAAAGCTGCTGCGGATGGTGGCCCACGAGCTGCGAACCCCGCTCACGGTGGCCAAACTGGCGCTACAGAGCCACTGCCTCGGCCAGATCGATGAGATCCGCTTTCGGGACGTCTTGCGTCGACGTTTCGACGACATGGAGTCTCTCTCCAAGGAATTGCTCGAGGTGGGCACCACCCGCTGGGAAGCCCTGTTCAATCCCCAGCGCCTCGCGCTGGGTCATGTGGCAGCGGAGGCCATCCTTGAACTCGAGAAGCTCTGGGTGGGCCGGGAAGTGGAACTGGTCACCGACATCCCCGGTGACTTGCCGGACGTGTTTGCCGATCCACGCCGCATGCGCCAGGTGTTCCTCAACCTGCTGGAGAACGCCTTCAAGTACACACCCGGTGGAGGCCGCGTCAGTTTTCGCCTCTGGCACCGCACCAGCCAGTGGGTGGAGGTGATCGTCTGCGACAGCGGCCCTGGCATCCCCGACGACGAGCAGGAACGGATCTTCCAGGACAGGGTGCGCCTACCCCAGACCTCCGGCAGCACATCCGGCTATGGGGTTGGGCTGGCGGTGTGCCGCCGCATCGCTGAAGTGCATGGTGGCCGCATCTGGGTGGTCTCGGAGCCCGAGCGTGGAGCCTGTTTCCATGTCACCGTTCCTGTCTGGAATGGCCAGGTGCGTTCGCCTAACCCTTCCAGCTAG